In Leptospira levettii, the genomic window ATCATTTTTTATTTGGATGTGGTTTGGGTTTTGGGAACAACGGGACTTCTCGCATTGTTTTTTGAAAGTATCCACATTCGAGGATTCGCATTCGCGACCGCAGTCGGACTAGCGGTATTGGGGTTTGCAATTTTTGAATTCAAAGGGATAAAAAAAATAGAAACATAAAATATTACGTATTTAGTTTCCTACGGCGGATGCGAGATGAGACATTGTTTCCGCTGTTTCTTTGTTATTCGGGAAAAAAGTTTCTATCTTTAATTCTTGTAATCCGACGTCCAAAGGAGTTCCAAACGAAGAAATCACAGATAAAAAAGACAAAACTTTTCCTTCAAAGGAAACATCAATGCTGATTAGTGGTAAATTTTCTTTCGGAACAAATTCAGTTTGATCTTTGGGTAAAAAAGAGGCAATTTTTTGAAACAAATCAAAATTTTCCCTTTTTCCCAGTCTGGCTTCCTGTCGTAACCTTCCCAATAAATAAGAGGAAACTTCTTCCCAGTTGATCACGTACTTTCTGAAACCGTCAGGGTGAAAAATCAATTCCATAAGATTCTGACCAACCGGAAACGATCCGGGAAATAAAATAGCAAACAGAAGCTTCGCCGCATCATTTACTCTAAGTACTTTCCAACTTGAACTGATAAGCATTGCTGGATAAGGTTCTTGTTGCTTCAGAATGAAATGAATTGCATCCGAAACTGATTTCATTGCAGGATCGTCAATTTTCTGATCAGAATAACATGGAGAAAGACCAGCACCTAACATTAAT contains:
- a CDS encoding helix-turn-helix domain-containing protein, which translates into the protein MSPTFENLTFYFGSGLDETNDTHYNGFQMKNGFGDQLREWRKLRKKSQLELALDAEISSKHISFLETGRAKPTKEMIHRLSDVLDIPFCERNLLMLGAGLSPCYSDQKIDDPAMKSVSDAIHFILKQQEPYPAMLISSSWKVLRVNDAAKLLFAILFPGSFPVGQNLMELIFHPDGFRKYVINWEEVSSYLLGRLRQEARLGKRENFDLFQKIASFLPKDQTEFVPKENLPLISIDVSFEGKVLSFLSVISSFGTPLDVGLQELKIETFFPNNKETAETMSHLASAVGN